The following proteins come from a genomic window of Flavobacteriaceae bacterium MAR_2010_188:
- a CDS encoding His Kinase A (phospho-acceptor) domain-containing protein, whose protein sequence is MNLEKETHAEVKEVYDTWLHSYLVGDIAIYDSYLDDDYHFIGSTANEEFLNRKNTTNFLESTADQLAGKTKLENNEYTFEEFNGLIFITHLFDAWFLAEEWKYYGRFRFTSALRKNTEGWRFIYQHFSTPDTKAQEGETIGYEKISEENIQLRGAIKRRTIELEERNRQLEIEAALERVRTKAMSMDTSNDLDNTVALVFKELENLGLKTIRCGIGIFDDRSNKVNVWSASKPKDKNIANLSGDEYLEGHPLLDSIYENWTKQQDFEYTLEGQDLINYYKKVSKTNLPVSGPDKLRLDSKQYYYVAMFPAGGLFAFKETRFNAEVRQLMKRFSEVFHLAFIRHQDLMKAESQTKEAQVELALERVRAKTMAMQHSDKLQFAAMELFHQLEALKIPLFGCGFNIWDEDGETATSWMAGKERLQPSFKTSSKEDIFREIYESSKKGESLFVKEQKGKALERHYKYMASLPVFKEVIDRMEQTGVPLPSFQIMHCAFFTKGYLMVITHKNVSDAYNIFIRFAKVFDQTYTRFLDLKKAEAQAREAQIEAALERVRSRSLAMHKSDELGDLSFELVKQVQALGVATWFCAFNIYDDEKGSLEWGSNGEGVFPNYRTPREGIFLRYYKVGQSGETLLVNEIGEDECPAHYEYLCTLPGVGEQLQQMKDAGIPFPASQIDHVAFFKYGYIIFITYEPVPEAHNIFKRFAKVFEQSYTRFLDLKKAESQAREAEIQLALERVRARTMAMQYSEELVETSELLFQQIKDLGIEPWSCGFSLWYDDDSYFLGYNPGPDGKMGPPLKIPLTEDIFFKTIRKAKREGIEFLVFESKGKSLVKTYEYMDGLPVVGETMRAIVASGFDLPTYQVNHCGFFSHGHLMFITQEHYPEAHDIFIRFTREFEQTYTRFLDLQKAEAQAKEAQIEASLERVRSKTMAMHSSQDVGNTMVLLFEELESLGIKANRNGIIILDEEEHGEIWTAKPNINYEIELMAWQLDMSLHGLTKQVYKAWKNKNSGTIYPLIGDDLKAYYKTLNKYTDIPVKFNLDTFPEREWCYTFNFNEGFIYLFTDEEILQEHEQIPVRFASVFGQTYRRYQDLKKAEAQAREAKIEAALERVRSRSMAMHQSDEIGEVAKVLFEQLTGLGGELWGTGFAFCKKNSTEDEFWFVNERGIMPYLKIPNNVDSVHKKMHKGWQDQLEIFSIAKEGKELEAHYNYMLSVPDVQPIFQEMLDSGITFPKWQKWHAAYYKYGYLLVITTKPYEDEEIFIRFAKVFEQTYTRFLDLKKAESQTREAQINLAVERVRAKALAMHKSEEIMDVVAKLKEEVMALDIPDVIAATIFLKEGEDRVRMWDLSSLEKDNDGYQIPFDITFKLKKRDPNLYVKRVWENPENYFLEVQEEKDFKRICQWLRENNKTEVADEVEEFIETTQLKKLHHAVKKLNNGKLVIDLLNTPSDEMETILTKMGAAFDLAYKRFEDLQKAESQAREAQIEAALEKVRSQSLAMQKPEELVDVVKVIVAKLKELDVILDANGVILCTYFKDSKNVLHWIVSPDFSFAGSYLLPYFNHPIFNKAWRSKENGDAYFSEAFTVEEKNTFFEYAFEHSDYKDFPEDFKQWIFNNDKHTLSFAWQKNSAILIPSHTGIVPNEGEKEILKRFSNVFEQAYIRFMDLQKAEAQAREAQIEAALERVRSKAMAMRSSEDISEATTVLFREIEKLEIETMRCGILIIHENKVMDVWTSSSNDNDEVIRVTGQIDMTIHPLLINVYEQWQVGKSYSEFELSGKNGEDYYQALRKEANYELPTSFAVKDLHYCFSFNFKEGAFFAFTRHRIPEKAMAVFERFARVFGLTYQRYQELIESEKREKEAVKQSSLDRVRAEIASMRNTEDLERITPLIWGELLTLGVPFFRCGLMIINDNEEKVRFYLSTPEGRPLAALNLDYQSNDITSNGIKHWKKQQTYIAHWNKEEFLAFTKTLIEQQQIDNPTTYLGGEEAPESLTLQFVPFPQGMLYVGSAEDLSSSELDLVKNLANAFSVAYARYEDFNKLEISKLKIEQTLKELKSTQNQLIQSEKMASLGELTAGIAHEIQNPLNFVNNFSELSNELIDEMNAEIEKGDIEEAKFIAKDIKANLEKINHHGKRADSIVKGMLQHSRSNSGTKEPTNINKLADEYLRLAYHGLRAKDKSFNVNLVTDFDESIGKVSVIPQDLGRVILNLITNAFYAVDKKKKSVIENHEPTVKISTKKLQNGIAITVKDNGSGMPAEVVDKIFQPFFTTKPTGEGTGLGLSLCYDIIKAHNGEINVETQEGQGTTFILNLPYQE, encoded by the coding sequence ATGAATTTAGAAAAAGAAACACACGCCGAGGTAAAAGAAGTTTACGACACTTGGTTACATAGTTACCTTGTCGGTGATATTGCGATTTACGATTCTTACTTAGATGATGACTATCATTTTATAGGTTCTACCGCAAACGAAGAATTTCTCAATCGTAAAAACACAACAAATTTCTTAGAGTCTACTGCCGACCAGCTCGCTGGTAAAACCAAGCTCGAAAATAATGAATATACCTTCGAAGAATTTAATGGTTTAATTTTCATCACCCATCTCTTCGACGCTTGGTTTTTGGCAGAAGAATGGAAGTATTATGGCAGATTTAGATTTACCTCTGCCCTAAGGAAAAATACAGAAGGATGGCGCTTTATCTACCAGCATTTTTCTACTCCAGATACCAAGGCGCAAGAAGGAGAAACTATAGGTTATGAGAAGATTAGCGAAGAAAATATTCAATTAAGGGGTGCTATTAAACGTAGGACCATTGAGCTGGAAGAACGCAATAGACAGCTAGAAATAGAAGCGGCCCTAGAACGAGTTCGTACCAAAGCCATGTCCATGGATACAAGTAATGACCTGGATAATACGGTTGCACTGGTATTTAAGGAATTAGAAAATCTTGGACTTAAGACTATAAGGTGCGGGATCGGGATCTTCGATGACAGAAGTAATAAAGTCAATGTGTGGTCTGCTTCCAAACCTAAAGATAAAAATATCGCTAATCTGTCTGGGGATGAATATTTAGAAGGTCATCCCCTCTTAGATTCAATTTATGAAAATTGGACAAAACAGCAGGACTTCGAATATACCTTAGAAGGACAGGATCTGATCAATTATTACAAAAAAGTTTCAAAAACTAACTTGCCCGTCTCAGGACCCGATAAGCTGAGATTAGATTCAAAACAATATTATTATGTTGCCATGTTCCCGGCAGGGGGCTTATTTGCTTTTAAGGAAACCCGGTTTAATGCTGAAGTGAGGCAATTGATGAAGCGTTTTTCAGAAGTATTTCATCTTGCTTTTATAAGGCATCAGGATTTAATGAAAGCAGAATCTCAAACCAAGGAAGCCCAAGTAGAATTGGCTTTGGAGCGTGTGCGTGCCAAAACAATGGCGATGCAACATAGTGATAAATTGCAGTTTGCGGCCATGGAATTATTCCATCAATTAGAAGCTTTAAAAATTCCGTTATTTGGTTGTGGTTTTAATATTTGGGATGAAGATGGAGAAACCGCGACTTCGTGGATGGCCGGAAAAGAGCGACTCCAACCCTCTTTTAAAACATCTAGTAAAGAAGATATTTTTCGTGAAATTTATGAGTCTTCAAAAAAAGGTGAATCCCTTTTCGTAAAAGAACAAAAAGGAAAAGCACTAGAGAGACATTATAAATACATGGCTTCTTTACCTGTTTTCAAGGAAGTTATAGACAGAATGGAACAAACGGGCGTTCCCCTACCTTCCTTTCAAATAATGCATTGTGCTTTTTTTACTAAGGGTTACTTAATGGTTATTACTCATAAAAACGTATCGGACGCATACAATATCTTTATACGCTTCGCAAAAGTTTTTGACCAAACCTACACCCGTTTTCTTGACCTCAAAAAAGCCGAAGCTCAAGCCAGAGAAGCTCAAATTGAGGCTGCCCTAGAACGGGTTAGATCAAGATCGCTGGCAATGCACAAAAGTGATGAATTGGGCGATCTTTCTTTTGAACTGGTAAAACAGGTCCAGGCATTAGGGGTGGCTACCTGGTTCTGTGCATTCAATATTTATGATGATGAAAAAGGCTCATTGGAATGGGGCAGCAATGGCGAAGGTGTTTTCCCTAACTATAGAACGCCTAGGGAAGGTATATTTCTCCGTTATTACAAAGTAGGCCAAAGTGGAGAAACCTTACTTGTAAATGAAATTGGGGAAGATGAATGTCCGGCACATTATGAATATCTATGCACCCTGCCAGGGGTTGGGGAGCAACTTCAACAAATGAAGGATGCCGGGATTCCTTTTCCTGCATCTCAAATAGATCATGTAGCGTTCTTTAAATATGGGTATATCATTTTCATAACGTACGAACCCGTACCTGAAGCCCATAATATATTTAAACGCTTTGCGAAGGTTTTTGAGCAGAGCTATACGCGTTTCCTAGACCTAAAGAAGGCAGAATCACAAGCACGGGAGGCAGAAATTCAATTGGCCCTGGAACGTGTCCGCGCCAGAACCATGGCCATGCAGTATAGTGAAGAACTTGTTGAAACTTCAGAGTTATTGTTTCAGCAGATAAAGGATTTAGGCATTGAGCCTTGGTCGTGCGGTTTTAGTCTGTGGTATGATGACGATTCTTATTTCTTGGGCTATAATCCCGGCCCTGATGGTAAAATGGGACCTCCCCTTAAAATCCCATTGACGGAGGATATTTTTTTTAAAACCATAAGAAAGGCAAAACGTGAAGGTATAGAGTTTTTGGTATTTGAATCCAAGGGTAAATCACTCGTAAAAACCTATGAGTACATGGATGGCCTACCGGTAGTTGGGGAAACCATGAGGGCAATCGTGGCTTCAGGATTTGACCTACCCACCTATCAGGTAAACCATTGCGGATTCTTTTCCCACGGGCATTTAATGTTCATAACCCAGGAACATTATCCAGAAGCCCACGATATATTCATAAGGTTTACCAGGGAATTTGAACAAACCTATACCCGCTTCCTCGATCTACAGAAAGCAGAGGCACAGGCAAAAGAAGCGCAAATTGAGGCCTCACTAGAACGCGTTCGTAGCAAGACCATGGCGATGCATTCTAGTCAGGATGTCGGAAATACGATGGTTCTATTGTTCGAAGAACTAGAAAGCTTAGGCATCAAAGCAAACCGGAATGGAATAATAATATTAGATGAAGAAGAACATGGTGAAATATGGACCGCTAAACCCAATATAAATTATGAGATTGAATTAATGGCTTGGCAATTAGACATGAGCCTTCACGGCTTGACTAAACAAGTTTATAAAGCATGGAAAAACAAAAATTCAGGCACTATATATCCACTAATTGGGGATGATCTTAAAGCATACTATAAGACACTAAATAAATACACTGATATTCCTGTAAAGTTTAATTTGGACACCTTCCCTGAAAGGGAATGGTGTTACACTTTCAATTTTAATGAAGGCTTTATTTATTTATTCACCGATGAAGAAATATTACAAGAGCATGAGCAAATCCCCGTTCGTTTTGCATCTGTTTTTGGTCAAACGTATAGAAGATATCAAGATCTTAAAAAAGCAGAAGCACAGGCAAGAGAGGCAAAAATTGAAGCTGCCTTGGAGCGTGTAAGAAGCCGAAGTATGGCCATGCACCAAAGTGATGAAATAGGAGAAGTTGCCAAGGTACTCTTTGAACAACTCACAGGTTTGGGCGGAGAGCTGTGGGGCACCGGATTTGCATTTTGTAAAAAAAATTCCACTGAAGATGAATTTTGGTTTGTAAATGAAAGAGGCATTATGCCGTATTTAAAAATCCCAAATAACGTAGATTCCGTACATAAAAAAATGCACAAAGGCTGGCAGGACCAGTTGGAAATCTTCTCGATAGCAAAAGAGGGCAAGGAATTGGAAGCCCATTATAACTATATGCTCTCTGTTCCCGATGTACAACCCATTTTTCAAGAAATGTTGGACAGCGGCATTACATTCCCGAAATGGCAAAAATGGCATGCGGCCTATTACAAATATGGTTATCTGTTGGTGATTACAACCAAACCGTATGAAGATGAAGAAATCTTCATACGGTTTGCAAAAGTTTTCGAACAAACCTACACCCGTTTCCTCGACCTAAAGAAAGCAGAATCACAAACACGGGAGGCACAGATAAACTTGGCCGTAGAACGGGTTCGGGCAAAAGCTTTGGCGATGCATAAATCTGAAGAGATCATGGATGTGGTTGCCAAACTTAAAGAAGAAGTAATGGCTTTGGATATACCAGATGTGATTGCCGCAACCATTTTCCTCAAAGAAGGTGAAGATAGAGTGAGAATGTGGGATCTATCCTCTCTCGAAAAAGATAACGATGGCTATCAAATTCCCTTTGATATTACTTTCAAACTCAAAAAAAGAGATCCAAATCTCTATGTCAAACGGGTTTGGGAAAATCCAGAAAACTACTTTTTGGAAGTACAGGAAGAAAAAGACTTTAAAAGAATTTGCCAATGGCTTCGAGAAAACAATAAAACTGAAGTTGCCGATGAAGTTGAAGAATTTATTGAAACAACACAATTAAAAAAATTGCACCACGCCGTAAAAAAACTGAACAACGGCAAATTGGTCATTGACTTATTAAACACACCTTCCGACGAAATGGAAACCATCTTGACCAAAATGGGAGCCGCTTTCGATCTGGCCTATAAACGTTTTGAAGACCTTCAAAAAGCTGAGTCACAAGCAAGGGAGGCTCAGATAGAAGCAGCTTTAGAAAAAGTGCGTTCCCAGTCTTTGGCTATGCAGAAGCCTGAAGAACTAGTTGATGTAGTAAAAGTAATTGTTGCCAAACTAAAGGAACTAGATGTAATTCTAGATGCGAACGGGGTAATACTCTGCACTTATTTTAAAGATTCTAAGAATGTATTGCACTGGATCGTATCGCCAGACTTCAGTTTTGCGGGCAGTTATCTCCTTCCATATTTTAATCACCCAATATTTAATAAAGCATGGCGATCTAAAGAAAACGGGGATGCCTATTTTTCTGAAGCCTTCACAGTAGAAGAAAAAAACACATTTTTCGAATATGCATTTGAGCATAGTGATTATAAAGATTTTCCTGAAGATTTTAAACAATGGATATTTAATAACGATAAGCATACCCTTTCATTTGCGTGGCAAAAAAATTCCGCCATCCTTATTCCCTCCCACACTGGGATAGTACCAAATGAGGGAGAAAAAGAAATTTTAAAACGCTTCTCGAATGTTTTTGAGCAGGCCTATATCCGTTTTATGGATCTCCAAAAAGCCGAAGCACAGGCAAGGGAAGCACAGATAGAAGCCGCTTTAGAAAGAGTTCGCTCTAAAGCCATGGCCATGCGGAGCAGTGAAGATATCAGCGAGGCCACTACCGTCCTTTTTCGTGAAATCGAAAAGTTGGAAATCGAAACCATGCGCTGTGGTATTTTGATTATTCACGAGAATAAGGTAATGGATGTTTGGACCTCCTCCTCTAATGATAATGATGAAGTGATAAGGGTTACCGGTCAGATAGATATGACCATCCATCCCCTTCTTATAAATGTTTACGAACAGTGGCAAGTAGGCAAATCCTATTCAGAATTCGAACTTTCGGGGAAAAATGGGGAGGACTATTATCAAGCATTACGAAAAGAAGCTAATTATGAGCTCCCCACTTCATTTGCAGTTAAGGACCTCCATTATTGCTTTAGCTTTAATTTTAAAGAAGGTGCATTTTTCGCCTTCACAAGACATAGAATTCCTGAAAAGGCGATGGCTGTATTTGAGCGATTCGCCCGTGTCTTTGGTTTGACTTACCAACGGTACCAAGAATTGATCGAATCTGAAAAACGAGAGAAAGAGGCGGTAAAACAGTCCTCTCTTGATCGCGTTCGCGCAGAAATCGCCTCCATGCGAAATACCGAAGACTTGGAGCGTATTACTCCTTTAATTTGGGGAGAGCTTCTGACGTTAGGAGTTCCATTCTTCAGATGTGGTCTAATGATTATAAATGACAATGAAGAAAAAGTCCGTTTTTATTTATCGACGCCAGAAGGCCGCCCTTTAGCTGCTCTTAACTTAGATTATCAGAGTAATGACATTACTTCTAACGGTATAAAACACTGGAAAAAACAGCAAACTTATATTGCCCACTGGAACAAAGAGGAATTCCTTGCTTTTACAAAAACGCTGATAGAACAGCAGCAAATAGATAACCCCACCACTTATCTAGGTGGTGAAGAGGCACCAGAGTCACTAACGCTTCAATTTGTTCCATTTCCGCAGGGAATGTTGTACGTAGGAAGTGCGGAAGATTTATCTTCTTCTGAACTCGATCTGGTCAAAAATTTGGCAAATGCTTTTTCCGTAGCCTACGCTCGCTATGAAGACTTTAATAAACTAGAGATTTCAAAACTTAAGATTGAACAAACTCTAAAAGAACTTAAATCTACCCAAAATCAATTAATCCAATCCGAAAAAATGGCAAGTTTAGGAGAGCTTACCGCAGGCATCGCCCACGAAATCCAAAACCCATTGAACTTTGTAAATAATTTTTCAGAATTAAGCAATGAACTCATCGATGAAATGAACGCCGAAATTGAAAAAGGCGATATAGAAGAAGCAAAATTCATTGCCAAAGATATTAAAGCAAACCTCGAAAAAATTAACCATCATGGCAAGCGGGCAGATTCCATTGTCAAAGGAATGCTGCAACATAGCAGAAGCAACAGCGGAACAAAAGAACCGACCAATATCAATAAATTGGCGGACGAATATCTACGCCTCGCCTATCATGGATTACGCGCAAAAGATAAAAGCTTCAATGTCAATTTGGTGACCGATTTTGATGAATCAATTGGTAAAGTTTCGGTGATTCCACAAGACTTGGGAAGAGTCATATTGAATTTAATTACAAATGCTTTCTACGCTGTAGACAAAAAGAAAAAATCAGTCATTGAAAATCATGAACCTACCGTTAAAATAAGTACCAAAAAATTACAAAACGGCATTGCAATCACAGTAAAAGATAACGGCAGCGGTATGCCCGCAG
- a CDS encoding hypothetical protein (manually curated): MIKFFRKIRYKLMESGKKGKYLKYAIGEIFLVVIGILIALQINNWNEERKDRNKLLNIYKHIYSDIENDIKELEANLNFFNEKKSIFEKVVQDSITPELLDQGLSGLISSTPKTLLNKKGVSQLGELQENDTLTFTSTIYMSSWTQGCYR, from the coding sequence ATGATAAAATTCTTCAGGAAAATACGTTACAAACTTATGGAATCTGGGAAAAAAGGCAAGTACCTCAAATACGCCATTGGCGAAATTTTCCTTGTGGTGATTGGGATTTTAATTGCGCTACAAATCAATAATTGGAATGAAGAACGTAAAGACCGCAATAAACTTCTAAACATCTATAAACATATCTATAGCGATATTGAAAATGACATAAAAGAACTGGAAGCAAATCTAAACTTCTTCAATGAGAAGAAATCTATTTTCGAAAAAGTGGTACAGGATTCGATAACGCCCGAATTATTAGACCAAGGACTTTCAGGCTTAATAAGTAGTACCCCAAAAACGCTTTTGAACAAAAAAGGTGTTTCCCAATTAGGAGAACTACAAGAAAACGACACCTTAACCTTTACCTCAACGATATATATGAGTTCATGGACACAAGGTTGTTACCGCTAG
- a CDS encoding Two-component sensor histidine kinase, contains HisKA and HATPase domains encodes MKISSIFCSVIFTFLPVLQSRSQIVTHNPDTIYHKIFFDTDDFGSNYLDTLSVYYPMLTDQEIRFSMLNDLAYYWHTRNLNTALKYTEEGLRLTNFSKNNIWQGRFQITQGSILLRQEKLDSAYAVLESAKSKVPKEDLPFLNTQLGYVFERKGELDKAADYAMIGLELGKELKDLKAQALAYSDLSNLFWKQSKFTKGLEFGLKSLELFEERGIDDLDYDFTLYVVGNNYLALKDFAKALDYYEKSMLIGERYGFYNNLSDVYISLAELYSDLGEIEQAISAGENGLKYAELLENDFMIMRSWLSLGKVNNQEGNYSRAIEDLNNCIRIATENFGDEYYLSQAYLELATAYSQKGQYKDAFEASQRYDTLKDRIFTSEADQRISRLQTEYDVSIKEETIARQDAQIEKQQLSQIMTVVVVIFLCVFLIVLGIFLKKNNKKNRLLEKQNEEKNYLLKEIHHRVKNNLEIVSGLLALQSAQIEDQNVVNAMQESQNRVHSMSMIHQKLYQGKNLATIEMKDYLMNLGEHILDSFGAENRVDLNYVMDELELDVDTAVPLGLIVNELITNSLKYAFPGEGNGKIQILLNRPDARVLQLEVRDNGVGKNDKEELGTGFGTQLIQLLIQQLNGEMVEKNEGGTAVAFKFNLKKSA; translated from the coding sequence ATGAAGATCAGCTCAATTTTTTGTTCTGTAATTTTTACCTTTCTTCCAGTCCTGCAATCACGCTCCCAGATTGTTACCCATAATCCTGATACTATTTACCATAAAATATTTTTTGATACAGACGATTTTGGAAGCAACTACTTAGATACACTATCGGTGTATTATCCTATGCTTACCGATCAGGAGATAAGATTTAGTATGCTAAACGACTTGGCATATTACTGGCATACCCGTAATCTCAACACCGCCCTTAAGTATACAGAAGAAGGCTTAAGACTTACCAATTTTTCGAAGAATAATATTTGGCAGGGACGCTTCCAAATTACTCAAGGCAGCATATTATTAAGACAGGAAAAATTAGACTCCGCTTATGCGGTATTAGAAAGTGCAAAATCCAAAGTGCCCAAAGAAGATCTACCGTTTTTAAATACACAGTTAGGTTATGTTTTTGAAAGAAAAGGTGAGCTAGACAAAGCGGCAGACTATGCCATGATTGGCTTAGAACTAGGAAAAGAACTCAAGGATTTAAAGGCACAGGCGTTGGCCTACAGTGATCTGAGTAATTTATTCTGGAAACAATCAAAATTTACGAAGGGCTTAGAATTTGGGTTGAAATCTTTAGAACTTTTCGAGGAGCGGGGGATAGATGATTTGGATTATGATTTTACTTTGTACGTTGTGGGTAATAACTATCTGGCGTTGAAGGATTTTGCCAAGGCACTCGATTATTACGAAAAGTCAATGTTGATTGGCGAGCGTTACGGATTTTATAATAATCTAAGTGATGTATATATTTCCTTGGCAGAGCTGTACTCTGATTTAGGTGAAATCGAACAAGCCATCTCGGCCGGTGAAAATGGTCTAAAATACGCCGAGCTCTTAGAAAATGATTTTATGATTATGCGCTCTTGGCTATCGTTAGGAAAGGTGAACAATCAGGAAGGGAATTATTCGAGAGCTATTGAAGACCTTAATAACTGCATTAGGATTGCCACCGAAAATTTTGGCGATGAATATTATTTGAGTCAAGCCTATTTAGAATTGGCGACCGCTTATTCGCAAAAGGGACAGTATAAGGATGCGTTTGAAGCTAGCCAACGCTATGACACTTTAAAAGATCGAATCTTTACTTCGGAAGCGGATCAGCGTATTTCTCGCTTACAAACGGAATATGACGTATCGATAAAGGAAGAAACCATTGCGAGACAAGATGCGCAGATAGAGAAACAACAACTGAGTCAAATTATGACCGTGGTTGTGGTGATTTTTTTATGTGTGTTCTTAATTGTACTTGGGATTTTCCTAAAAAAGAATAATAAAAAGAACCGACTTCTAGAAAAACAGAATGAAGAGAAAAACTATTTGCTCAAGGAAATTCATCACAGGGTTAAAAATAACTTAGAGATAGTTTCTGGACTTTTGGCACTGCAGTCTGCTCAAATCGAAGACCAGAATGTTGTTAATGCTATGCAAGAAAGTCAGAACCGAGTGCACTCTATGAGTATGATTCACCAAAAATTATATCAAGGAAAGAATCTAGCAACGATAGAGATGAAAGATTATTTGATGAATTTAGGCGAGCATATTCTAGATTCTTTTGGAGCGGAAAATCGGGTAGACCTTAATTACGTGATGGATGAATTAGAACTCGATGTCGATACCGCGGTGCCACTTGGATTAATCGTAAATGAGCTTATTACCAATTCTCTTAAATATGCCTTTCCTGGCGAAGGAAATGGAAAAATACAAATTTTGTTGAACCGTCCCGATGCTAGGGTGCTTCAACTTGAAGTTCGTGACAATGGCGTCGGTAAAAATGATAAGGAAGAATTAGGAACTGGTTTTGGGACTCAGCTGATTCAACTATTAATTCAGCAATTAAATGGCGAAATGGTAGAAAAGAATGAAGGCGGTACTGCAGTAGCATTCAAATTTAATCTTAAAAAATCTGCCTAA
- a CDS encoding two component transcriptional regulator, LytTR family, with the protein MPSPLKILIVEDEMIIGANISLQLSNLGYEVTGILPRGEDAIPQIKENRPDIVLLDIQLKGDYDGIETAEKIQEIGNIPIIFLTANSDEEHFNRAKKTNPYAFISKPFKKLDLQHAIELTANRLFLERNRSSKTDVDRQSEEDAYVLNDSIFVKHREFMVKLLIKDINYIEADRNYCRVYTNAKEYLLSSTLKDLDEKLPQEHFLRIHRSYIVNIANIEEVGFVHVKIGKKKIPISKNLRENLVKRLQTI; encoded by the coding sequence ATGCCTTCTCCCTTAAAAATTCTGATTGTCGAAGATGAAATGATAATCGGCGCCAATATTTCACTTCAATTATCAAATCTTGGGTACGAAGTCACCGGTATCTTACCGAGGGGCGAAGATGCTATTCCACAAATAAAAGAGAATAGGCCAGATATCGTTTTGCTAGATATTCAGCTAAAGGGTGATTATGATGGTATTGAAACTGCTGAAAAAATTCAAGAAATAGGAAACATCCCAATTATATTCTTAACCGCTAATTCGGATGAAGAACATTTTAATAGAGCAAAAAAAACCAACCCTTACGCATTTATCTCCAAACCATTTAAGAAGTTAGATCTGCAGCACGCTATAGAACTTACCGCAAATCGACTTTTTTTAGAACGCAATCGCAGTTCCAAAACTGATGTGGATCGGCAATCGGAGGAAGATGCCTATGTTCTTAATGATAGTATTTTCGTGAAACATCGCGAATTTATGGTTAAGCTTCTAATCAAAGACATTAATTATATTGAAGCAGACCGTAATTATTGCCGGGTTTATACCAACGCAAAAGAATACCTGCTCTCTTCCACTCTAAAGGATTTAGATGAGAAACTGCCTCAAGAACATTTTTTAAGAATTCACCGTTCTTATATCGTCAATATCGCGAATATTGAAGAAGTCGGATTTGTTCACGTTAAGATTGGAAAGAAAAAAATACCCATCAGCAAAAATCTTCGTGAAAATTTAGTGAAGCGATTGCAGACGATTTAG
- a CDS encoding choline monooxygenase, with protein MSESFNINKDIRYSETLPAEFYRSKTVFDEIKEKVFVRTWQLIGDESLVPFTETVYPFILLDNYITEPLVLVRDKQDNIMCFSNVCTHRGNIVVINPGKVSQLRCMYHGRRFNLDGSFKSMPEFAEAENFPRPCDNLREFLVRTLDPFVFVGLNPAFDFDEIIKIMVEKIGFLPLHQFKADKSLNKDYLVNCHWALYVDNYLEGFHIPFVHDDLNAVLDYGNYTTEIYEHASLQTGFANDGEEVFDLPEYHPDYGKNIGAYYFWIFPNMTFNFYPWGLSINIIKPQSISKTKVSFITYVYDESKLGKGAGALLDKVEREDEFVVESVHKGVQSRYYTTGRFSPTREKGVHHFHRLLAKYLK; from the coding sequence ATGAGCGAATCTTTCAACATTAATAAGGATATCCGATATTCTGAAACCTTGCCGGCGGAATTTTACCGCAGTAAAACTGTTTTTGACGAAATTAAAGAAAAGGTATTTGTTAGGACCTGGCAGCTAATAGGAGATGAAAGTCTAGTTCCCTTTACCGAAACCGTCTATCCCTTTATTCTTTTAGACAATTACATTACGGAGCCTTTAGTTTTGGTTCGTGATAAGCAAGACAACATTATGTGCTTTAGCAATGTCTGTACGCACCGTGGAAATATTGTGGTTATTAATCCGGGTAAGGTTAGTCAACTTCGATGCATGTATCACGGAAGACGTTTTAATCTCGACGGCTCATTCAAATCGATGCCAGAATTTGCTGAAGCCGAAAACTTTCCCAGACCTTGTGATAATCTCCGCGAATTTTTGGTGAGAACTCTAGACCCTTTTGTTTTTGTTGGCCTTAATCCCGCTTTCGACTTTGATGAAATCATTAAAATCATGGTAGAGAAAATCGGGTTTTTACCGCTGCATCAGTTTAAAGCTGACAAAAGTTTGAACAAGGATTATCTCGTAAACTGCCATTGGGCACTTTATGTAGACAATTATTTGGAAGGATTTCATATTCCATTTGTACATGATGATTTAAATGCTGTTTTGGATTACGGCAATTACACTACCGAGATCTATGAACATGCATCTCTACAAACAGGGTTTGCCAATGATGGCGAAGAGGTTTTTGACCTTCCAGAATATCATCCAGATTACGGGAAAAATATTGGCGCTTACTATTTTTGGATATTCCCTAACATGACCTTCAATTTTTATCCTTGGGGACTTTCAATCAATATCATAAAACCGCAAAGCATTAGTAAAACCAAGGTTTCATTTATCACCTATGTGTATGATGAAAGCAAATTAGGAAAAGGTGCGGGCGCTTTATTGGACAAGGTAGAAAGGGAAGATGAGTTTGTGGTAGAATCGGTGCATAAAGGTGTTCAATCTCGCTATTACACCACTGGAAGATTCTCCCCTACCCGTGAAAAAGGAGTGCATCACTTTCATCGTTTACTGGCCAAATATTTGAAATAG